The Deinococcus sp. KNUC1210 nucleotide sequence CTTGATATTGCCGTCGTTCTCGGTCGCGGCGACCACCTGTGCGAGACCCACCGGAGTGGCCGAGCCGAAGTCGGCAGCGTCGAAGGTGCCTTCCAGAACGTCCTGGCGGTCGCGGGTGTAGCGGGCCAGCAGGCTGGGCTTGTCGAGCGCGGGCAACAGCCCGGTGTGCGTCAGATTGTAGGTGACGGTGCCGCTAACCAGCTTGCCCTTTCCGGCGGGATCGTCGCTGGTGGTCTGCGCGGTGGCAGCAGGCGTCGGAATGACCCAGTACACCCGCCCCGACGGCCCGACAACCGGATCGGCGATTGCTTTTCCGTCGAGTTTGCTGCTGCCCGGTACGTAGCTGGCAACAGAGGGGAAGCTGTGCGCGACGACCAGCGTGCGGGCCAGTGTCGGCGCGTGGAAGGGCAGAGAAACCACGCTGGTGCGCTGAATATCGGGCGCGGTTCTGACCACTGCGGGCGGCGTCACGACCGGGGCCGGCGTCAGTGCCGTGAAGGCCACCTCCGAGGTCTGAGCCACACCACAGGCCACGCCGTTCACGCTGGAACCGCTCAGGCTGGCGCTCAGGGTGCTGGTATCGCCGCTCTGAGCCGTCACGCGGGCGCGGTAGCTGAGGGTCTTGGTTTCGCCCGCTGCCAGCGTGCCGCTGAATTCGGTGCTGTCGAGCGCTTCCAGACCCGCGCCGGGGGTATCGTTCAGGTGATACGGCTGCGCCACATCCGCGGTATTCGTGATGCTCAGCGACACCGTGACTTCCTCGCCGGTCAGCGCACTAGGAACCTCGCTGCGGCTGAGCTGGAAGCTGGTGACATTGGGCAGCACCTTCACGCCCACCGCCTTCATGGCGTTCCAGGGGCCGAGGTTGGCAGCCACGCTGAAATCGCCGCTCTGGGTGGCCGTGGCCTTGACCGTGACGGTCCCGGGGGTGGCGGCGTTGAACACGCCCGTCTGCGAGGCTGTGCCTTCCAGACGGAGCTGGTCGGAGGTCAGGGCCAGGGTCAGCGGCAGATCACCGGCATACGCGGTGGTGGCCTGCGCGGTGAAAGTCACCACGTCGCCCACGCAGACTTCCGGCTTGTCGGCCACCAGGGTCAGGGCCACGCTGGGCTTGACCTGCACCCGCACCAGCGCCGTTTCGCCCTTTTTGACCGTCACCTCGCTGGGGGCCGTCACTTCGGCACCCGCGACCGTCGGCACCGACACCGGGTAGGTTCCGGCGGGCGTCTTGGCCTCGAAGGGTTCGGCATTGACCGGCACGGCACCGACCGTCACCGGAAGCTGGGTGGGCTGCGTGCTGTCTGGCAGGATCAGTTCGGCTTCGACGCGCAGCAGGCCCAGGGTATCGGCCTGAACCACCGTAATCGGTGCAGCAGCCTTGTTGCGCGTCATGGTGAAGCTGACCGAGTTGCTGTACTGCCTGGCTCCTACCGGTTGCAGCAGTTCGACGGTGTAGCGTCCGGGCGCGTCGGGCAGCTTCCAGCTCACGTTGCCGAGCTGCGAGCTGACCGGCAGCGGCGTGACCTGACCGCTGGCATCGCGCAGCTGCGCCTGCAACTCGGTCGGGCCGTCGCCGTCGTACATCTGGAGTTCGTAGCCGGGGCCGTCGGTGGTGACGTTGAGCACCGGCATGAAGTCGTGCGAATGGACGTTGACGATCAGGCGATCTGCCGCGAGCGAGGCGCTCTCACTGCTCAGTTTGACGGCGAAGGTGTTTTTGGCGTTGCCGGTGGTAAGAGCACGCAGTTTGTACGTGCCGGCAGGCAGCGTGGTATCGAACAGCGTATCCCAGGACTGCTGGCTGGGCGCGTAGTTCTTGACGACGACACTCTTGCCGCTGGCATCCACGAGTTCGAAGCGGGTCGCGACCGGATCTTTGCTGTACGTCTCGTCGCCGTAGTAGGTGTCGGAGCGGTAATCCTTGGGATCGAGCTGCGGGCTGTACAGATCGAGGCGCACGCGGCCCGCTGCCGCCACCGTCAGCGTGAAGTCCTGGTTCCCGACCGACCACAGCAGCTTGTCACCGATGCTGGTCAGCGGCAGAGAGGTATTGATCTCCTGTGCGTGGCCCACCGACAACAGGTTGCCCAGCATCAGCGACGCCATCAGAGGTAGGGCAGCGCGGCGCAGCGCCGTCTTTGAGGAGCTTCCCGGGAGAGAACGATTCGCAGGGGCAGGATGTTGAGTCGAGATGTGGGGGGCCTTCACTTCAATACCTCCAGCTCGCGGACGGATCCGTTACAGCGGCACGTTGTTCGCCGTCCCAGGTGAAGCGGTACATCTGGGTGGTTTCTCCGGCCTTCAGCGTGCCGTTCAGAGAGGGCCTGTCGCCTTGAAGCGTGGCTCCCTGAGGCAGTGGATCAGTCAGCTCAAATTCATTCAGGTCAGTGGGCGTGGTGAGGATCAGCTGTACGGTGTATTGTTGCCCATTGACATAAACAATTTTCTGAACGCTCAGGTCACCCATCGTCAGAGTGGTGCGGCGCAGAACCTGCACGTCGCCCGAGACAGGAGCGAGCGGGAAATCGACACTCGTCAGGCCACGCACATACACCGTCTGGGTGCCGCTCAGGCCGCCTTCGTATACCCGGTCTTCGGGCAGATACGGCACCGATGCCGGATCGAGGCGCAGCGCGTGGCTCCCGAAAGGCACGCTGGCGAAGTGATAGCGGCCATCGTTGTCGGTCAGCGCGACGCGTCCACCGGCCAGAATCACGCGGGCACGCGCCATCGGGATGTCTTTATCCTTCCCGAAATCGTAGTTGCCGTCGTGGTTGCGGTCGAGGTACACATAGCCCACGATGTCGCCCAGCGGTGCGAAGTTCAGCGGCGTGGCCTTGACGGTCGCCGTAGCAGTATTGCTTGAGATCGCGGTGGCATTGTTGCCGTTGCCCGATACCACCACGACATTCACCAGGGTTCCGACGGCGTCGGGAGTGACGCGCACGGCGTATGTCACCTTGATCTGGCCGCTGGCCGGTATGGTCAGACCACTCCAGGTCAGGACCTGTCCGTTCACGGTGGGGTCTGCCAGGGCCACATCTGCCAGGGTGCTGGTGCCAGCGATGTACAGCAGGCCAGCGGGCAAAGTGTCGGTAATCACGCCACCGGTCAGCGCCGTGGTCGGCGAGGTGTTGCGGATCGTCAGGGTGTAGGTGAGGCGATCACCGAAGGTCGCCTGCGGCGTATTGACCGCCTTGGTGATGACGAGGGTGGCCGACCAGATCGGCGTCTTGACCTCGTTGGAAATGATCTGCTGGGGCACTTCAGCGGTGGTGAGCGTAAAGGAGTTCACCAGGTTCTGTCCGTCGACTGCCTGCGCCGAAACGGTCGTGACCAGGGTCACGGTGCGGGTTTCGCCGGGTTGCAGCGTGCCCAGCTTCCAGGTCACGGTGCGGGTGGCGCTGTCGTAGCTGCCGCCGTCGGAAGCGCTGACAAAGGTGTGGGCCGCCGAGAGCGTGTCCTGTGCCAGTGCCGCCGTCAGGGCGTGGGTGTAGGGGTTCTTGATCGACAGACTGTACGTCACGGTATCGCCGATCTTGACCGTGCCGGTGGTCGTGGTGGTCTTGGTCAGGACCGGCAGGCCACCTTCGATGTTGGTCACGATATCGGTGGTGGCGTTTGTCTCGCCCCGGTCGCCCGTGGTGGTGAGCAGTGCCTGAAGGACCGTGCTGCCGTCCTGGGGGGTGTAGCACACGCGCACCGGCACGCTCTGGCCCGGCTGCAACGTCACCGGCTGCACGAAGGGAGTGCCGTCGAGGTTGAAGTAGGCGGCGGTGGCCTGCCCCTTGCTGTAGCTCAGGCTCAGCTTGAAGTTGTCGGTGACATTGCCGGTGTTCTTGAGGGTATGGTCGAGGCAGACCGGCTGCCCGACCACTCCGAACGGCACCGACTGGCTGTCGGCGGGGGTCCCTTCGGGGACTTCCGCGTTACCGATCGGCCCAATTGCCACAGCGGGCGTGTAGTGCACGTCCAGATTGGCACTGCCGGGCACGCTGATGTTGTTGCCCGTGGCAACGGCGGTGTTGGTGAAGGTCTTGTTCTCGGCTGTTGGGCCCGCCACCATCTGGAAGGTCAGAATCAGGCTCTGGGCGGGTTCCAGGCTGGCGACGCCTGCACGTACTGCCTTCACGGCGACCGGTTCGGTGCTACTGAAGGTGCTCAGATCACCGCTGTACTCCGGCGAAATCGCGGTCACGCCGCTGGCGGTTCCCTCGGTGCGGGCGGTGGCACTCCCCTTCACGAAGGTCAGGCCCTGAGCGGCCAGCGTATCGAGCGCATCGGTCAGCATCAGCGCTCTGGATGCGCCCTGACCGGAATTCTTGGCCACCACGGTCACGGTGGTGGTATCGCCGGGCTTGATCAGCGTGGGCGAGAAGGTCTTCAGCACCGAGATGACCGGCGGCTGCCCGACGCGCACGCGGGCAATATTGTTGCTGTCGCCAGCCGAACCGTCGGCACACGCTGCAACCAGATTGACGAAGGCGTCTCCACGGCTGGCGTCGTTGGTGGTGACGACCAGGAAGACCGTCGCCTTGGCGTTGGCAGCCAGCTTCACGCTGCCGATAGAGGTCGCCGCTTCGGCACTGTCGAGCACGCCGTTGTTGTTGGCGTCGAGGTACATCTTCAGGCCGGTGGGCGTGAAAGCCGAGGCCGCGTCTGTCAGGCTGCTCAGCGTATAGGTGTTCTCGGTGTTGCCGGTATTCAGTACCTGGTACGTGAAGGTGGTGTTTTCAGCGGGCAGCAGCGTGGCACTCTGTCCGGGCGCATCGACCGTGCCGTCGGGCGTCACGACGACCGAGCAGACAGGTGACACCGTGGCACTGACCGTATTGGACAGCACCGAGATGGGCGGCTGGCCAGGATTGACCGAATTGGCGGTCCCGATGGCCTGATTGGTGATCTTCGTTCCAGCGGGCGTACCTGTTGCCGAGGCCAGGCCCAACGAGGCGATCAGAGCAAATGTAGAGAGAGAGAGAAAGCCGACTCACAGTACCTCCTGAGATGAAGCATCGTAAAAAAGCAGAGGGGATTTAGAAAGGAGGATCATGAAAGAGAAGTTCTGCGAACGTCCTGCCTAACAGTCGAGAGAAGGGGAAGGAGAAATGCCGTTTAGAACTCAAAAGAAGCAAGCTGAAAAACGTTCTGATGTTGGAAGCTGACAGTAAAAACAGATGATGAAAAGCAGATGTGCAGAGACGGTCTAAGAAGAAGTGCGCCCCACCACACAGGATAGGGCGCACTTGAAGAGGCTTACTTGACGGTGTTGTTGATGGTGAGTTCGATGGTGGCTCCGGCAGGAACCTGATCGGCGGCGGTGATAGTGCCGCTGTTGTCGGTATCGACGGCAACCAGGATGCCGTTGACACTCAGGTCGGTGCCCGCAGCCGGAGCAGTGGTGCTCCAGCTCGCGCCGTTGTCGATGCTGTAGTAGGCAGCAACGTTGACCAGCGCGGGGGTCTGCCCGCTGAAGCCCGTCAGAGCCACGCTGGCCGACACGAAGGTGGTGGTCGTGAAGGCGTTGTTGGTCTTCGGGTCGCTGAGCATGAAGTTGTAGACGCTGGCGTTATAGGTGTTGGTGGCCAGAATCTTGTAGTTCAGGGCCTGGCCGGGCTTGGCAGTCTGGGCACCACTTGCGTAGGCTGCACCCGCCGCGCTCTGAGTCTTGACAACCGTGATACCGCCGGTGTAGGCAACCTGAATCTGGTCATTCACGTCGGTCATGGTGATGGTGCTGTAGTTACCGACGGCGGTCTGCGTCAGGACCGGGTTGGGGTTGCTGCCGGTCGTGCCAGTGGTGGCTGCTGCCGTAGAAGGCACGTCCACGATGGCGTAGACTGTCTGATTGCCGCCCGCCGACACCAGGGGGGTGATGTACGTACCGGCAGTTGCGCCGCTGGGCAGTGGGTTGCCGCTGGCATCCACATAACGAACTGTGACGGTGGTCGTGGTACCGTCTTTGTTCTTGATCGGCACAGTGCCGCTCAGGGTGTAGGTGTCGCCGTACTGACCATTGTTGTCGATGATCATCGGGAAGACAGCAGTGCTGTCGGTGGCCGTGCCGGTACTGGGCGCACCGCTCGCAGCCGTAGTGCCGGGAACGACGACCTGAGCTGCGTTGGCAGGCCCGACCAGCGTGCGGTCAGCCACCGTGCCAGAGGCGGGCACGTCACCGAACGCCGCAGCGTCGGGCTTGATGGTATCGGTGGTGGTGCCGTTGGGCGTCACGTCAGAGTCGTTGCTGGAATCCGCACCCACCGTGACCGTAACGGCAGCGGGGCTGTCTACGGTAGTGGTGTTGTTGTTGGGGTTGGAGTCGGGGTACGTGACCACGGTGCGGTAGGGCACACTGCCGCCGCCAGCCGGGATGGTGACATACGGGTAGACCTTGCCGTCGGTGTTCGTCCAGGTGGGCAGGGGGTTGCCGCTGGTGTCGGTGAAGCTAACCGTCACGCCGCCGGGCAGGGTGAAGGTGCCGTTTCCGTTGTTAACAGTGCCCGCGTCGGTGGGGAACAGGCTGAGGTGCGCTTCTGCCGGGGTGGTACCACTAACTGGCGTGGAGGCGACATTGTTGAAGGTCACGACGTCGGGCGTGGTGTTGGCATCGGCGGGCGGGTAAGCGATCTGGCTGTTGCCCGACACGACAATCGCGGTGCTGGGGCTGGTCGGATCAGTGTAACCGGGGCCCGTGGGATCGAGGGGATCAGTGGGCGTGCCGGGATTTGTGACAGGGTTGGTGGGCGTACCGCCGCCAGCGGTGCCGGGGTTGGCGGTGGGGGGCGTTACCACGGTGGTGCCGGGGGTGGTGGGGGTCGTCGGGTTGACCGGATCGGTGGGCACCGTGGGGAAGTTGGCCACGGTAGGGGTGAAAATGGTGGCCTTGGTGAACTCCAGGTCGCTGTTGACCGGAGACGTTGCGGGCGGGTTAACGTTGGTAGACTCGTCGACAGCCGAGTAGGCATTACCGCTGACCGTGCCAGCAGGCGCAGTACCGTGAGGGCTGGCCGAGTACGTCGTGCCGACAACGGCAGTAGTCGGAATGACCATGCGCTGCACGATGGCGACTTGCCCGCCGACCGGCACCGTCACCGAGGTGATCGGGGTGGTGAAGCTGGTATCGCTGGCGAGGTAGTACTTAACGCTGGTGGGTGCATTGGCGCTACCAGTGGTGTCGGGGGCCAGGTTGATGACGTAGTTGTCGATGTTGCTGTTGTTGACGACGGTATAGGCGGTGTCAACGTTGGCTCCGGGCAGGATACCCGTCTTGTCGTAGGACGTGGCAGGTGCGCTCGCGGTGGTGCCGTCGGTGCTGCCGTCCGTGTACACGATGTCGAAGCCGGTTACGGGCAGCACGGTGGTGCTCACGGTGTTGGAGGTGACAGAGGTTCCTGCCGTATTGGTGCTGGGGTCGGTAAAGGTAGCGGTGGCGGTGTTGGTGATGGCGGTTCCGGCAGTGGTGCCAGCGCTAGTACCCGTGGGGGTGGCAGCCGAGGCTGCACCGGTTGCCATAGCGACCATCAGAGCAAGAAGTTTATAGCTGGTTTTCACAAGATCTCCTGTACAGCAAAGGCGAGAGGGCGAAACATGACCGAAAAGCACGAGGTAGACAGTAGAGAAGCACCTTGCGGCGCAGCATGGCTCCCACCCGTATCGCCGCCACAGCGTGCGGTAATCAGACGCAGAAGCGGCAACCGGTTCATGGGGTCTCCTTTGGGGTATGAACCAGCACCCCGATGAGATGACAACCGACGTCGTTCCCTGCCACGGCTGGTCAAGGTGCCCAGTCTGGCTTTTAGGATTCTAATGAGGCTGGTCTTACGCATCACTTACAGTAAATTTCACACCTGGCGGAGCCGAGACGGAGTGCTTCCAGACAAATTTCCTCGTCCCAGTGGGGATTTAGAGTGGTCACCATAAAAGGTGATGAGCGGCCGACGATAAAATATTTCCGTACTCTTTCTTGTCAATTTCAGACAAAATGAAGCCAGTTCTCATGAAAAAAGATTTCTGACTGAGGATTTCAGCAATCGTTTGCTGTCCTATAAAATCCCTCGACCGAATAGAGATTTCCTTCCACGCGATAGAGATTCCGGCAGCGTTCGGCAGGGCGCTGGATGAAGGACTTCCTCCGGTGTCACAAATCGGAGCCGTGTGGTGCGGCATGCTGAACACATCTGAGCTGTTCGCGTCCGGTCTACTCTGACCTGCCATCGCCGAACAGCAGGGACAGGAGGAACCATGGCACGCCTCACCCGCTACAGCCGATTTGAAAGTGAACTTGACGAACTCGAGTCGAGCGAATTGATGCAGATGATTCAGGAAGCTCTCTTGGGTCAGGGCATGAACGACCCCTACGACCCCGATCCAAATGCCAGACCCAGCATGGACGACCTGTTCGACGCGATTTTGAATGCACTGGCCGAACGCGGCATGATTCCAGACGATCTGCTGGCCGAGGCGATGCAGGCTGGAGATATCCAGGAATCACGCCTGGGGCAGCAGATTCAGCGCCTGATGGACAAGTTGCAGCAGGACGGATTTATCCGTAAGGAATTCGAGGAAGGTGAGGGCGGCGGCGCAGGAAATCCTGGCGAGGCCCGCTTCAACCTGACCGATAAAAGCATCGACTTCCTGGGATACAAGAGCCTGCGCGATCTGATGGGCGGCCTGGGCCGCAGCAGCGCGGGAGCGCACGACACGCGGGACTACTCGTCCGGCATCGACATGATGGGCGAGCTGAAGAGCTACGAATTCGGCGACACGCTCAATCTCGACACCACGGCCACCCTGTCAAACGTCATCTCCAAGGGCTTTGACAAGATGGACGAGAGCGATCTGGTCATCCGGCAGAGCGAGTACAGCAGCAGCGCGGCGACGGTGGTGCTGCTCGACTGCTCGCACAGCATGATCCTGTACGGCGAGGACCGCTTTACACCTGCCAAACAGGTCGCGCTCGCCCTGGCACACCTGATCCGCACACAGTACCCTGGCGATACCGTCAAATTCGTCCTGTTTCACGACAGCGCCGAGGAAGTGCCGATTTCCAAACTGGCGCAGGCGCAGATCGGGCCGTATCACACCAATACGGCGGGCGGGCTAAGGCTGGCCCAGCAACTCCTGAAACGTGAGAACAAGGATATGAAGCAGATCGTCATGATTACTGACGGCAAGCCTTCGGCACTAACTCTTCCAGACGGGCGTATCTATAAGAATTCTTACGGCCTCGATCCGTATGTGCTGGGTGCAACGCTGCGTGAGGTGGCGCAGTGCCGCCGCAGTGGTATCCAGGTCAATACCTTTATGCTCGCCCGCGACGCCGAGCTGGTGGGCTTCGTGCGCCGGGTAGCCGAGATGACGAGGGGCAAGGCCTACTTCACGACGCCTCACAATATCGGTCAGTACGTTCTGATGGACTATATGAGCAACAAGACGAAACTGGTGAACTGATTCAAACTGCTTCCCCAACAGGCGAGGGCTTCGTGCTCTTGCCTGTTTTAATACTCTGACCGCGCTTCCTTCTAGAAGTGCGTCGTTTTTCGGCATCTGAGAAAATCTGCCTGAGAAATTCTGTCGAAGTGAGGAAGCAGAACAATATCTGGCGTGCTCCTAGAGAGGCCGAAATTGTGTGTATCGTTTGGTCAATTGTAGGAAATGCTCAGGTCATCTTCCTTTATCTGCGCCCTGGCTTCACAGAAAGAGGCGTTACCATACAGCTATGGACAACCATCTGCATTCCGTCGCCTTGCCTCAGCTCGAGATGGACGCAACCATAGCCTTTCTGCTCGATCTGTTGAAGACGCCTAGCCCCACTGGCTTTACTGAGGCAGCTATTTTGCGAATCGAGCAGGAACTGACGGCTCTGGGCGTCATAGCTCAGCGCACTGCCAAGGGAGGACTGGTGTGGACGCTGGAGCCTGCCGAAGAGGCCGAGGACACCGGTCAGCACGTCACGTTCAGCGCACATGCCGACACGCTGGGCGCGATGGTCAAGGAGATTCGCCCGAACGGACGCCTGGGCCTGACACAGCTAGGAAGTTACGACTGGCACAGCATCGAAGGCACAGAAGTCAAAGTCCACCCGCAGCAGGGGCCAGCGCTCTCCGGTACGGTACTCAATCTTTATCAGAGCTTTCACGTGTGGGGCTCAGCGATACACGATCTGAAACGCAGTGCGAACACCCTGGAGGTGCGGCTGGATGCTTTGACGGGGAGCGAAGCGCAGACAAGAGCTCTAGGCATTGAAGTGGGCGATTTTGTCAGCTTCGATTCTCAGGCGCAGTTCACAGCGAGCGGCTACATCAAGGGTCGCCATCTCGACAACAAGGCCAGTATCGCCATCTTCGTGGGCGTCACCAGGGAACTGCTGCGGCAGCCTTCCAGCAGGCGCGTCAGCTTCTGTATCACTGTCTATGAAGAGGTAGGGCATGGTGCCGCCAGTGATATTCCGGCGGGCACCAGCGAACTGATTGCGGTCGATATGGCGGCAGTCGGCGGCAACCAGACGAGCAGTGAACATCATGTGACGCTGTGCGTCAAGGATTCGCTGGGGCCGTATGACCATGCGCTCGGCAACCGTCTGCGAACTGCCGCGAGGCGGGCCGGTCTGGAACTGAAGATCGACATCTATCCGTATTACAGCTCTGATGCCAGCGCTGCCTGGAGAGCGGGTCTTCCCTGCCCCACGGCCCTGATTGGACCCGGCGTCGACGCTAGCCACGCTTACGAGCGAACCCATCAGGACGCCCTTGTTGCTACAACCGCCCTGATGCTTGAATACCTGCGCTGATAGGTTGCAGTGCAAGTGCGGGCGCAAGCCACAGACAGGCGATAGGTACAACAAGAAGCCGCCCGACTCGTGGGAGTCGGGCGGCTGGGTGCGTGTCAGGGATTCGAGGATGAGGAGTGGAGCAAAGAAAGGAGGTGATCCAACCGCACCTTCCGGTACAGTTACCTTGTTACGACTTCACCCCAGTCATCGACCACAGTCTAGACGTC carries:
- a CDS encoding DUF11 domain-containing protein produces the protein MGLASATGTPAGTKITNQAIGTANSVNPGQPPISVLSNTVSATVSPVCSVVVTPDGTVDAPGQSATLLPAENTTFTYQVLNTGNTENTYTLSSLTDAASAFTPTGLKMYLDANNNGVLDSAEAATSIGSVKLAANAKATVFLVVTTNDASRGDAFVNLVAACADGSAGDSNNIARVRVGQPPVISVLKTFSPTLIKPGDTTTVTVVAKNSGQGASRALMLTDALDTLAAQGLTFVKGSATARTEGTASGVTAISPEYSGDLSTFSSTEPVAVKAVRAGVASLEPAQSLILTFQMVAGPTAENKTFTNTAVATGNNISVPGSANLDVHYTPAVAIGPIGNAEVPEGTPADSQSVPFGVVGQPVCLDHTLKNTGNVTDNFKLSLSYSKGQATAAYFNLDGTPFVQPVTLQPGQSVPVRVCYTPQDGSTVLQALLTTTGDRGETNATTDIVTNIEGGLPVLTKTTTTTGTVKIGDTVTYSLSIKNPYTHALTAALAQDTLSAAHTFVSASDGGSYDSATRTVTWKLGTLQPGETRTVTLVTTVSAQAVDGQNLVNSFTLTTAEVPQQIISNEVKTPIWSATLVITKAVNTPQATFGDRLTYTLTIRNTSPTTALTGGVITDTLPAGLLYIAGTSTLADVALADPTVNGQVLTWSGLTIPASGQIKVTYAVRVTPDAVGTLVNVVVVSGNGNNATAISSNTATATVKATPLNFAPLGDIVGYVYLDRNHDGNYDFGKDKDIPMARARVILAGGRVALTDNDGRYHFASVPFGSHALRLDPASVPYLPEDRVYEGGLSGTQTVYVRGLTSVDFPLAPVSGDVQVLRRTTLTMGDLSVQKIVYVNGQQYTVQLILTTPTDLNEFELTDPLPQGATLQGDRPSLNGTLKAGETTQMYRFTWDGEQRAAVTDPSASWRY
- a CDS encoding VWA domain-containing protein translates to MARLTRYSRFESELDELESSELMQMIQEALLGQGMNDPYDPDPNARPSMDDLFDAILNALAERGMIPDDLLAEAMQAGDIQESRLGQQIQRLMDKLQQDGFIRKEFEEGEGGGAGNPGEARFNLTDKSIDFLGYKSLRDLMGGLGRSSAGAHDTRDYSSGIDMMGELKSYEFGDTLNLDTTATLSNVISKGFDKMDESDLVIRQSEYSSSAATVVLLDCSHSMILYGEDRFTPAKQVALALAHLIRTQYPGDTVKFVLFHDSAEEVPISKLAQAQIGPYHTNTAGGLRLAQQLLKRENKDMKQIVMITDGKPSALTLPDGRIYKNSYGLDPYVLGATLREVAQCRRSGIQVNTFMLARDAELVGFVRRVAEMTRGKAYFTTPHNIGQYVLMDYMSNKTKLVN
- a CDS encoding M42 family metallopeptidase, with translation MDNHLHSVALPQLEMDATIAFLLDLLKTPSPTGFTEAAILRIEQELTALGVIAQRTAKGGLVWTLEPAEEAEDTGQHVTFSAHADTLGAMVKEIRPNGRLGLTQLGSYDWHSIEGTEVKVHPQQGPALSGTVLNLYQSFHVWGSAIHDLKRSANTLEVRLDALTGSEAQTRALGIEVGDFVSFDSQAQFTASGYIKGRHLDNKASIAIFVGVTRELLRQPSSRRVSFCITVYEEVGHGAASDIPAGTSELIAVDMAAVGGNQTSSEHHVTLCVKDSLGPYDHALGNRLRTAARRAGLELKIDIYPYYSSDASAAWRAGLPCPTALIGPGVDASHAYERTHQDALVATTALMLEYLR